In Bradyrhizobium guangxiense, the following are encoded in one genomic region:
- a CDS encoding metallophosphoesterase family protein: protein MSEFRLTQISDTHLGRRFPGLVANFHRVCEHIDADRPDLVVNTGDVSFDGPTSRDDVVFAKGLHDALPVACRYLPGNHDIGDNPTAIGPAPKPPVNEAHRRQFYDIIGEDHWALEAAGWRFIGLNSLVMNSGLGFEAEQFDWLSQQIARTNGGPVALFLHKPLFLNRPDDAETPETSIRYVPQPARARLIEMFAGVDLRLVASGHVHQRRDFTWRHPRHVWAPSAGFVINDTRQDRIAIKEVGLVEYRFRPDSLEVRHVKAAGQVDVDIEELFAQMGGEH from the coding sequence ATGTCCGAATTTCGCCTGACGCAGATTTCCGACACCCATCTCGGCCGGCGCTTCCCCGGCCTGGTCGCCAACTTCCATCGCGTTTGCGAGCACATCGACGCCGACAGGCCCGATCTCGTCGTCAACACCGGCGACGTTTCGTTCGACGGACCGACCAGCCGCGACGATGTCGTCTTCGCAAAAGGCCTGCACGACGCCCTGCCCGTCGCATGCCGCTATCTCCCCGGCAATCACGACATCGGCGACAATCCGACCGCGATCGGGCCGGCGCCGAAGCCGCCGGTCAACGAGGCGCACCGCCGGCAGTTCTACGACATCATCGGCGAAGACCATTGGGCGCTCGAAGCCGCGGGCTGGCGCTTCATCGGCCTCAATTCGCTGGTCATGAATTCAGGGCTCGGCTTCGAGGCCGAGCAGTTCGACTGGCTGTCGCAGCAGATCGCGCGCACGAACGGCGGACCGGTCGCGCTGTTCCTGCACAAGCCCCTCTTCCTCAACCGGCCCGACGATGCCGAGACGCCGGAGACGTCGATCCGCTACGTGCCGCAGCCGGCGCGGGCACGGCTGATCGAGATGTTTGCGGGCGTCGATCTGCGCCTCGTCGCCAGCGGCCATGTGCACCAGCGGCGCGACTTCACCTGGCGACACCCCCGCCACGTCTGGGCCCCATCGGCCGGCTTCGTCATCAACGATACGCGGCAGGACCGGATCGCGATCAAGGAGGTCGGGCTCGTCGAATACCGCTTTCGGCCTGACAGCCTTGAGGTCCGCCACGTCAAGGCTGCAGGCCAGGTGGATGTCGACATCGAGGAACTCTTCGCCCAGATGGGCGGCGAGCACTGA
- a CDS encoding NADP-dependent oxidoreductase encodes MSQAKRIVLAARPVGEPKSSDFRLEEFAVPTPGQGEVLLRTIWLSLDPYMRGRMSEGPSYAAPVPVGGVMEGEAVSEVAASNNPDFAVGDIVRIRSGWQTHAISNGKGLIKVDPKLGPISTSIGVLGMPGMTAYPGLLDIGKPQAGETVVVAGASGAVGSAVGQIARIKGARAVGIAGGKDKCDYVVKELGFDACIDHRDPDLAAKLKDACPKGIDVYFENVGGAVFEAVFPLLNPFARVPVCGLIAHYNDTEAKPPKWAASLMRATLTKRLTFRGFIVSDFAARHGDFLRDMSGWVRDGKVKYKEFVTEGLESAPGAFMGLLKGANFGKQLVRVGPDKA; translated from the coding sequence ATGTCCCAGGCAAAACGCATCGTTCTCGCCGCGCGTCCCGTCGGTGAACCCAAATCGTCTGATTTCCGTTTGGAGGAATTCGCCGTTCCGACACCGGGACAGGGCGAAGTTCTGCTGCGGACGATCTGGCTGTCGCTCGATCCCTATATGCGCGGGCGCATGAGCGAGGGGCCGTCCTACGCAGCTCCGGTGCCGGTCGGCGGCGTGATGGAGGGCGAGGCGGTCAGCGAGGTCGCGGCCTCAAACAATCCCGATTTCGCGGTCGGCGACATCGTGCGCATCCGCTCCGGCTGGCAGACGCACGCGATCTCGAACGGCAAGGGCCTGATCAAGGTCGATCCCAAGCTCGGGCCGATCTCGACCTCGATCGGCGTGCTCGGCATGCCCGGCATGACCGCCTACCCCGGCCTGCTCGACATCGGCAAGCCGCAAGCAGGCGAGACCGTCGTCGTTGCCGGCGCTTCCGGCGCGGTCGGCTCGGCGGTGGGGCAGATCGCCAGGATCAAGGGCGCACGCGCGGTCGGCATCGCCGGTGGCAAGGACAAATGCGACTACGTGGTCAAGGAGCTCGGCTTCGACGCCTGCATCGATCACCGCGACCCTGATCTCGCCGCCAAGCTGAAGGACGCCTGCCCGAAAGGCATCGACGTCTATTTCGAGAATGTCGGCGGCGCGGTGTTCGAGGCGGTGTTCCCGCTGCTCAATCCGTTTGCGCGCGTGCCGGTGTGCGGCCTGATCGCGCACTACAACGACACCGAGGCTAAGCCGCCGAAATGGGCCGCATCCCTGATGCGCGCAACGCTCACCAAGCGGCTGACCTTCCGCGGCTTCATCGTCTCCGACTTCGCCGCGCGCCATGGCGACTTCCTGCGCGACATGTCCGGCTGGGTTCGCGACGGCAAGGTCAAATACAAGGAGTTCGTGACCGAGGGCCTGGAGAGTGCGCCCGGCGCCTTCATGGGCCTGCTGAAGGGCGCCAATTTCGGCAAGCAACTGGTCCGGGTCGGCCCGGACAAGGCCTGA
- a CDS encoding acriflavin resistance protein, whose product MTTLTSLWTESADGRLGLLMSALSGIAMALAVALAMTVYFRLSYRTWRDVLRHGVATLAALALFAFAAYDMRHAALAYLGLNPSKPVVAFEIRMPREMLTGMTDSQIELHTDRNQILALVDGVRDLADGRALLRGAVALNHRTADRILVVNLPGKGTFEFRLRLPAEPHRSPEFGPWHLADRIASPLAAPVAPQDAYTIRYRVL is encoded by the coding sequence ATGACCACCCTGACCAGCCTTTGGACCGAATCTGCCGACGGCCGGCTCGGTCTCCTGATGTCGGCCCTGTCGGGGATCGCGATGGCGCTCGCGGTCGCGCTGGCGATGACGGTGTACTTTCGCCTGAGCTACCGCACCTGGCGGGACGTCCTGCGGCATGGCGTGGCCACGCTCGCGGCGCTCGCCTTGTTCGCCTTCGCCGCCTACGACATGCGCCATGCCGCACTCGCCTATCTCGGACTCAATCCGTCCAAGCCCGTCGTCGCGTTCGAGATCCGCATGCCTCGGGAGATGCTGACGGGGATGACCGACAGCCAGATCGAGCTGCACACCGATCGCAACCAGATCCTGGCGCTGGTCGACGGCGTGCGCGACCTCGCCGACGGACGCGCACTGCTGCGGGGCGCGGTGGCGCTCAACCACCGCACCGCGGACCGCATACTCGTGGTGAACCTGCCGGGCAAGGGCACGTTCGAGTTTCGCCTCCGTTTGCCCGCCGAGCCGCATCGCTCCCCGGAATTCGGCCCCTGGCATCTCGCCGACCGCATCGCCTCGCCGCTGGCCGCCCCGGTCGCGCCGCAGGACGCCTACACGATCCGCTACCGCGTGCTTTAA
- a CDS encoding MAPEG family protein: MSVQMVLLPVFVQIGLTFALLIGMVVARRKTLVSGETRIRDIALGEPNWPKGATQIANCYRNQFELPVLFYVLIALALPLRRADLFIVLMSWVFVVTRFAHAGVFVSSNDLGRRSTVWLAGVLVLLAMWIYFALKLLLLV, translated from the coding sequence ATGTCCGTTCAAATGGTCTTGCTGCCGGTCTTCGTCCAGATCGGGCTCACCTTCGCGCTCTTGATCGGCATGGTCGTCGCGCGCCGCAAGACGCTGGTCTCGGGCGAGACCAGGATCCGCGACATTGCGCTCGGCGAGCCGAACTGGCCGAAGGGCGCCACCCAAATCGCCAATTGCTACCGCAACCAGTTCGAGTTGCCGGTGCTGTTCTACGTCCTGATCGCGCTGGCATTGCCGCTGCGCCGCGCCGATCTCTTCATCGTGCTGATGTCCTGGGTGTTCGTGGTGACGCGCTTTGCCCATGCCGGGGTCTTCGTCTCGTCGAACGATCTCGGCCGGCGCTCCACGGTCTGGCTCGCCGGCGTGCTGGTGCTGCTGGCGATGTGGATCTACTTCGCGCTGAAGCTCTTGTTGCTGGTCTAG
- the guaB gene encoding IMP dehydrogenase: MATVQLQGIREAFTFDDVLLKPGLSDVMPGEVDIRSRVTRAIPLNIPIMASAMDTVTEARMAIAMAQAGGLGVIHRNFDPEGQAAQVRQGKRYESGMVVNPLTISPEATLDDALKLMSDHGISGIPVVTGAGKNTPGKLVGILTNRDVRFATDRRQKVSELMTHEGLVTVRENVSQDEARRMLHQHRIEKLLVVDDQYRCVGLITVKDMEKAVAHPLACKDAQGRLRVAAATTVGDNGFERTERLIDAGVDLVVVDTAHGHSRHVLHAVNRIKRLSNSVQVVAGNVATTEGTQALIDAGADCIKVGIGPGSICTTRIVAGVGVPQLTAIMDAVEAAKKADIPVIADGGIKFSGDLAKALAAGADIAMVGSLLAGTDETPGEVFLWQGRSYKAYRGMGSVGAMARGSADRYFQQDIKDTLKLVPEGIEGQVPYKGPVGNVMHQLAGGLRAAMGYVGARDMKELHDKASFVRITGAGLRESHVHDVTITRESPNYPGGG; this comes from the coding sequence ATGGCCACGGTGCAACTTCAGGGCATCCGCGAAGCCTTTACGTTCGACGACGTGCTGCTGAAGCCGGGCCTGTCGGACGTCATGCCGGGCGAGGTCGACATCCGCTCGCGCGTCACCCGCGCCATTCCGCTCAACATTCCGATCATGGCCTCGGCCATGGACACCGTCACCGAAGCGCGCATGGCGATCGCCATGGCGCAGGCCGGCGGCCTCGGCGTCATCCACCGCAATTTCGATCCCGAAGGGCAGGCCGCGCAGGTGCGGCAGGGCAAGCGCTACGAGTCGGGCATGGTGGTGAACCCGCTCACCATCAGCCCCGAGGCCACGCTCGACGACGCCCTCAAGCTGATGAGCGACCACGGCATCTCCGGCATTCCCGTCGTCACCGGCGCAGGCAAGAATACGCCCGGCAAGCTGGTCGGCATCCTCACCAACCGCGATGTGCGCTTTGCCACCGACCGCCGGCAAAAAGTCTCCGAGCTGATGACGCATGAAGGGCTCGTCACGGTGCGCGAGAATGTCAGCCAGGACGAGGCGCGGCGCATGCTGCACCAGCATCGCATCGAGAAGCTGCTCGTGGTCGACGATCAGTATCGCTGCGTCGGTTTGATCACCGTCAAGGACATGGAGAAGGCGGTCGCCCATCCGCTCGCTTGCAAGGACGCGCAGGGGCGCCTGCGGGTCGCCGCCGCCACGACGGTCGGCGACAACGGCTTCGAGCGCACCGAGCGGCTGATCGATGCCGGCGTCGATCTCGTCGTCGTCGACACCGCGCACGGCCATTCCCGTCACGTGCTGCACGCGGTGAACCGCATCAAGCGCCTGTCCAATTCGGTGCAGGTCGTCGCCGGCAACGTCGCCACCACCGAGGGCACGCAGGCGCTGATCGACGCGGGCGCGGACTGCATCAAGGTCGGCATCGGCCCGGGCTCGATCTGCACCACGCGCATCGTCGCCGGCGTCGGCGTTCCCCAGCTCACCGCGATCATGGATGCGGTCGAGGCGGCGAAGAAGGCCGATATCCCCGTCATCGCCGACGGCGGCATCAAATTCTCCGGCGATCTCGCCAAGGCGCTCGCCGCCGGCGCGGACATCGCCATGGTCGGCTCGCTGCTCGCCGGCACCGACGAAACGCCCGGCGAAGTGTTCCTGTGGCAGGGCCGCTCCTACAAAGCCTATCGCGGCATGGGCTCGGTCGGCGCGATGGCGCGCGGCTCGGCGGACCGCTACTTCCAGCAGGACATCAAGGACACGCTCAAGCTCGTGCCCGAAGGAATCGAGGGTCAGGTGCCCTACAAGGGCCCGGTCGGCAACGTCATGCATCAGCTCGCCGGGGGCTTGCGCGCTGCGATGGGTTATGTCGGCGCTCGCGACATGAAGGAGCTGCACGACAAGGCGAGCTTCGTCCGCATCACCGGTGCGGGCCTGCGCGAAAGCCACGTCCACGACGTCACGATCACGCGCGAGAGCCCGAACTATCCGGGTGGGGGTTAG
- a CDS encoding MFS transporter, producing the protein MVDKQRVIPLIVATALFMENMDSTVIATSLPAIAADIGTSPLTLKLAITSYLLSLAVFIPASGWTADRFGARMVFAIAVGVFMVGSVGCALSTSVTDFVFARILQGMGGAMMTPVGRLVLLRSVDKSALVNAMAWVTVPALIGPVIGPPLGGFITTYASWHWIFLINIPIGLLGIFMALRFIDPIKSETQEPFDLYGMVLAGIGLAGIAFGLSVAGLNLLPWSTVAALVVGGAISMTLYVLHARRTGSPVLDFSLLKLPTLRAAVFGGFMFRLGIGALPFLLPLLMQIGFGLSPFHSGLVTFASSLGAMGMKTLAARLIRTFGFRNLMTVNSIVSAFFLAVCALFTVTTPLLIIMVILVVGGFFRSLEFTAINTVAYADVETAQMSRATTLVSVNQQLAVSAGVAVGAACVETTMWFHHVSEIDATVFAPAFVVVALTSAASSWFFWQMPADAGHEISGRKAVEIASRKGAGKGAEKAAVKAASEDTQNVRDQRLG; encoded by the coding sequence ATGGTCGACAAGCAACGCGTCATCCCGCTGATCGTGGCCACTGCTCTCTTCATGGAGAACATGGATTCGACCGTCATCGCCACCTCGCTGCCGGCGATCGCGGCCGACATCGGCACCAGCCCACTGACCCTGAAGCTCGCGATCACCTCCTATCTGCTGTCGCTCGCGGTGTTCATTCCGGCGAGTGGCTGGACCGCCGACCGGTTCGGCGCGCGGATGGTGTTCGCGATCGCAGTCGGCGTGTTCATGGTCGGCTCGGTCGGCTGCGCGCTCTCGACCTCGGTCACTGATTTCGTGTTCGCGCGCATCCTGCAAGGCATGGGCGGCGCGATGATGACGCCGGTCGGGCGCCTCGTGCTGCTGCGCTCGGTCGACAAGAGCGCGCTGGTCAATGCCATGGCCTGGGTGACGGTCCCTGCCCTGATCGGCCCGGTGATCGGCCCGCCGCTCGGCGGCTTCATCACCACCTATGCGTCCTGGCACTGGATCTTCCTGATCAACATCCCGATCGGGCTGCTCGGCATCTTCATGGCGCTGCGCTTCATCGATCCCATCAAGAGTGAGACTCAGGAGCCGTTCGATCTCTACGGCATGGTGCTGGCCGGCATCGGGCTTGCCGGCATCGCGTTCGGCCTCTCCGTTGCCGGACTGAATCTCCTGCCTTGGAGCACGGTGGCCGCCCTGGTCGTGGGCGGTGCGATCTCGATGACACTGTATGTCCTGCACGCCCGCCGCACGGGCTCGCCGGTGCTCGACTTCTCGCTCCTGAAGCTGCCGACGCTACGCGCGGCCGTGTTTGGCGGCTTCATGTTCCGGCTCGGCATCGGCGCGCTGCCGTTCCTGTTGCCGCTCCTGATGCAGATCGGCTTCGGGCTGTCGCCGTTCCATTCCGGCCTCGTCACCTTCGCCTCCTCGCTCGGCGCTATGGGCATGAAGACACTGGCGGCACGCCTCATCCGCACCTTCGGCTTCCGCAATCTGATGACGGTGAACTCGATTGTCAGCGCGTTCTTCCTCGCCGTCTGCGCGCTGTTCACGGTGACGACGCCGCTGCTCATCATCATGGTCATCCTGGTGGTCGGCGGCTTCTTCCGCTCGCTGGAGTTCACCGCGATCAACACGGTCGCCTACGCCGACGTCGAAACCGCGCAGATGAGCCGGGCCACCACGCTCGTCAGCGTCAACCAGCAGCTGGCGGTCTCCGCAGGCGTTGCCGTCGGCGCAGCCTGCGTGGAAACGACGATGTGGTTCCACCATGTCAGCGAGATCGATGCCACCGTGTTCGCCCCAGCCTTCGTCGTGGTCGCGCTGACCTCGGCGGCGTCGAGCTGGTTCTTCTGGCAAATGCCTGCAGATGCCGGCCACGAGATCTCCGGCCGCAAGGCGGTGGAGATCGCGAGCCGCAAGGGCGCCGGCAAGGGCGCAGAGAAGGCCGCGGTCAAGGCGGCGTCCGAGGATACGCAAAACGTCCGGGATCAGCGGCTGGGGTGA